The nucleotide sequence GGCATGGTTGCACGCGCCCAGGCGTCGGTGACGCTGACGTTGGCGGCCCAGGCGGGCAGGCTGGCGGCACTGGCCAGGAATGCGGTGGCAACAAGAGCTTTCATCGGTTTCTCCTCAAGGTAGAGCCATCAAAATTGATAATTCAGCGCAGTGTAGACCGAGCGGCCCATGCCGGGAACGGGGGTTCCCCACTGCGGCACCGTCTGGACAGCATTCGCGGTCATTGTCGTACCCTGCCCCAGATAGGCGCCGCCGAGGGGATGGTAGTAGAGCCGGTCGAACACGTTCTCCACGCCGAAATCGAGGCGCACCTGCTTCCACGAATGGCTGCCGCGCAGATTCAGGAGCGCGTAGCCGGGCGTTTCAATCTCATTGCGCATCGCGGACACGTCCTCCTTCCGGCTCACCATCACCACTTCGACGGTGTTGTCCCAGCCGCGCAGCTTCTGCGTCAGGGCGAGCTTGCCGTTGAGCGGCATGATGTTGTACAGATTGTCGCCGGTGTCGCGGTTCTCACCCCGGGTGTAGTTGACCAGCCCCTTGAGGCCGAACTCGCCCCAGCCGGTCTTCGCCAGCGGCATCCTTCCCGACAGGTCGATGCCGTAGAGCTGCGCTGACTGGTTGACGAACTTGAGCACCGTGTACTGGTCGGTCACGAGCGTCGTGCTCGGTGCGTTCGCCGTCGCGTTCCACTGGACCGCGTCGATGTAGTCGGTGACGTAGGTGTAGTAGGGGGTCGCCTTGAACTCCCAGTTGCGATCGGCCGCGTGCCAGTCGAAGGTGGCGGACACCGTGTTGGCCTGCTCGGGTTCGAGGTCGAGGTTGCCGATGTAGCCGTTGCCGTCGCCGAACCAGTTGACCATCAGCGCCGCCATCTGCCACGTCGACCAGGTGTAGCGCTCGTGCAGATTGGGCGAGCGCGTCTTGTGCGCAAAGCCGAACTCGATGTCACGCGTGGCGCTGGGTGTGTAGCGCGCAAGCAGGGTCATGTCCCAGTTGTTGTCGGTCTTGCCGTGGTCGGCATTGTTGAAGTTGGCGGCGTCGCGGGTCTGGTTGCCGCCGCTTGCTGCGGCGACGGTCGGGTAGATGTCCGTGTTGTAGCCGTGCACGTCGCCGGTGTCCATGCTCACCCGCTCGAAGCGCACGCCGGCGAGCGTCATCCACTGTGAATCGAACTGCTTTTCCCATTCGGCGAAGACAGCCGCGCGATCGCGCTCGCCCTCGTTGACGTTCCAGAAGGTGTAGGGCGCCATGCTCGCGCCGGAGGCCGGCCACCAGTCGTCGAGGCGGTAGCGCTGGAACTCGGTGCCGACACGCAGCAGATCCTGCTGCGTCAGGGCAATGTCGGCCTTGACGACAGCACCGGTATTCGTACTCGCCGTGTACATCGGCATGCCTGCGGCACACGCAGAGACGGGCAACGTCACTGTGCAAGGCGTGCCGTCGTAGGTCGCGCCGGGCGGGTTTTGATACCAATACTTCTTGTCGGCGCCGAAGTCCATGAAGTGATCGACGTCCTCGTGGTAGACCCGCGCCTCCAGCTTGCCCCAGGCGAGGTCACCGAGGTAGCGCAGGTTCACGCGCTTCTGGTCGTTGCCGAGCATGTCCATGCGCTGGTTCGGCCAAAGCTGTTCGGGCAAGTCCTGCAGGCCGAATTTAGCCTCGAACAGATGCGCGCCACCACGGAACGCCAGCCCCAGCGTGTGGTTACGCGTGTCGTAGGCGGTCGAGCCTACCTCGTCAGCCGGCAGGGTGTGGCCCGGGTAGCCGGTGAAGCCCGGAGGCGTTCCCGCGACGAAGAGTCTGTCCTTGAAGTCGCCGCCGGCGACGTAGTTGTCCGACTGCGCGATGGCGCCGGTGTAGGAGATGTTGAAGCTCTCGGTCGCGTACGTCGCCGCGGCGTTTGCACCGCGGGCGTTGCCGTTGCTGCGGTAGAACGCGCCGACCTCGCCCTTGACAAGGCTGCCCTCGTCCGGCTTGGCGAACTGGGGATCGGTCGTCTTGGCGACGATCGAGCCGCCGATACTGTCGCCGCCCACGCTTACCGGGGCGATCCCGGCGTAAACCTCGAGCGACTCGACCTGCGAAGGATCGAGGTACGAGAGCGCGGGGTTCATGTGGTTGGGGCAGGCCGAGATCAGGTCCATGCCGTCGACCTTGATGCGCAATCGGTCGTCCGCCAGTCCCTGGATCGCGGGCAGGCTTGAGACCCCGCCGCCACCGTACAAGTTGACGCCCGGCACGTCCTTGAGCAGGCTCGCCGTATCGCTGGTCGTCGCCCGCAGCGTGGACAGGTTCTCGACCCGGGTGGCGAGCGGCGCAGCATCTTCCTTGCCGACGACCTCGATGGCGGGCAGCTCCGTTTCGTTCGCGCTGACGGCCAGCGGTGAAAAGCCCGTCATGATCAGCAAGGGCAGGAGGCGCGGGGCGAATACGGGGGAATGCATGGCTCGATATCGTTGTCGTTAAAGAGGACCTGATTGTCCCTTTCGACACCGCGCCGGGGAATGCGGCAAATCGTCGCAGCCGTGCGCCGCTCGATCCGCAAAGCCATGGCAAAAAAAATCCCGCCCAAGGGCGGGAGAGATCGGTCGATGTGCAGTCAGAACTGCCCGATCACTCTAGGGCAGGCGCGGACGCCGCGCAATTGGACAAATTGTCGCAGCGGAGCACGCCGTCGAAGACGCATACAATTCGGCCATGACGTCTGCGGACGATTCGACCCTGCTCTCCACGCTGCCGGCGCGTGCCCTGCTCGGGCGCCTGCTCGTCATGCGGGTCGCGCTGCTCGCGGGCGCCGGGGCAGGAATCGGCTGGCTGCACTGGGGCCTCGGCATCCGCATGCCGCTTGCACCCATGGCCGCGGTGCTCGTGCTGATGGCGCTGTTCGCGCTGACCACAGCGTGGCGGCTGCGCCAGGACGTGCCCGCCACGCAGATCGAATTTCTTGCGCATCTGCTCGTCGACCTGACCGCGTTCGCCGTGCTCGTGTACTTCAGCGGCGGCGCGACCAACCCCTTCGTATCGCTGATGCTGGTTCCGGTCGTGATCGCTGCGATCAGCCTGCGCGCGCCCTGGGTGTGGCTGCTTGCAGCGGTTGCAGGCGGCTATTACGCGCTGCTGCTGTTCGCTTACCAGCCGCTCGCCGTGTCCGACCCGGTGGCCGCGTACGGCATGCACCTCGGCGGCATGTGGTTCAACTTCCTCATCAGCGCGGGGCTGATAGCGAGCTTCGTCACGCGCATGCACGGCGCCTTGCGCAGGCGCGACCAGGAACTCGCATCGCTGCGCGAGAAGCAACTGCGCGACGAACGCATCGTCGCACTCGGCACGCAGGCGGCACTCGCCGCGCACGAACTCGCCACCCCGCTCGCGACGATCCAGACGACAGCGCACGAGCTCGCTTCGGAGTTCGCGAACGATCCCGAGATCGGCGCCGACTGCCGATTGCTCGAACGCCAGGCGCGCGCGTGCAAGGACATTCTGACCCGGCTCGCGGCGCGCGCGAATGACGGCACTACGCCCCCGGCGCAGCCGCTGGCCGAATGGCTGGCCGGGCTCGTCGAACGTTGGCAGATGCTGCGCCCCGACGCCGAGGTGGCGACGACTTTGCCCACGTCCGCGGCGGCTTTCGTGCCGCCCGACGGACTCGAGCAGGCCGTCATGAACGTGCTGAACAACGCCGCGGACGCCGCGCCGGCAGCGGTCGAGTTCCGCGCTTCCGTCGACGCCGACGCGCTCGTCATCGAAGTCGGCGACCGCGGTCCCGGCTTCACGCCCGAACAGAAGGCCCAAGCCGGCCGCGTGCTGTTCAGCGGCAAGGCGGGACGCGGCTGGGGCGTCGGCCTCGCACTGACCCATGCCACGCTCGAACGGCTCGGCGGCAGCCTCACGCTGACCGAACGCAAGGGCGGCGGCTCGCGCGTGAGTATCCGTCTACCCTGGAGACCGCTCCCATGAACTCTGTGATGCGCTTGTTGATCGTCGAGGACGATGTCGATTTCGCGACGGCCCTCGCACGGGCGATGAAGAAACGCGGCTTCGAGGTCGCGCTCGCCCACGACGCCGTCGAGGCCGCCCGCATCGCCGCGCAATTCGTGCCGAGCCACGCCGTGGTCGACCTCAAGTTGCCGGGCAAGTCGGGACTCGATGTCGTCGCTACGCTGGCCGCGCGCGTGCCGGCGCCGGCGATCGTCGTGCTGACAGGCTACGCGAGCATCGCGACCGCGGTCGCCGCCGTGCGCCTCGGCGCGCGTCACTACCTCGCCAAGCCTGCTGACGCCGACGAGATCGTCGCCGCGCTGCTGCGCGACGAGCCCGACACGACGGTCGATGTCAGCCCGCAGCCGCTGTCCGTCGCACGGCTCGAATGGGAACATATCCAGAAGGTGCTGAACGAGCACGACGGCAACATCTCGGCGACCGCGCGCGCGCTGAAAATGCACCGCCGGACGCTGCAGCGAAAGCTCGAAAAGAACCCGCCCCGAACGGGCTGAGGACCCGGCGCACGTCGCGTCATCCTGCTGACAGATTCCGGGAATACGGTGGCAGCGTCGGCCCCGCCGACCCCTTCCCGCCCATCTTCACAGGAGCCCGCATGTTCACCCCTCTCGCTTCCCGCCAAACCACGGCTGCCGTCGCCTTGCTGGTCGCCATCTCGCCGGTCTGGGCCGACGACCGGCATGACCACGACGATCGCCGCGGCGCCGTTGGCAACGCGCACAGCGTCCAGCTCGGCCCGCGTCCCTTCTTCCTCGTCGACGACATGCAGGGCGGTGCGCTCAAGCGCACGCTGCAGAAATGCGGCGACGGCCCCTTCCGCAAAAGCGACTTCTCGATCGGGCACCGCGGCGCGCCTCTGCAGTTTCCCGAGCACACGCGGGAATCCTACGAAGCCGCCGCGCGCATGGGCGCCGGCATCGTCGAATGCGACGTGACCTTCACTCGCGACAAGCAGCTGGTATGCCGCCACGCACAGAACGATCTGCACACCACCACCGACATCCTCGCGACGCCCTTGGCCGCCAAGTGCACCAAGCCCTTCACGCCGGCCGTCTTCGACGCCGACGGCGCACTGTTGACGCCGGCATCGGCCGAGTGCCGCACCAGCGACATCACGCTGACCGAATTCAAGACGCTCCGCGGCAAGATGGACGCGGCGAACCCGCGCGCGACCACCGTTGCCGAGTATCTGAACGGCACCGCCGCGTTCCGCACCGACCTCTACGCCGGCCCGACGAGCGGTACGCTCATGACCCACGCCGAAAGCATCGCGCTGTTCAAGAAACTGGGCGTGAAAATGACCCCCGAGCTGAAGAGCGCGAGCGTGCCCATGCCCTACGACAGCGACGGCGACGGCGTCGGCGACTACACGCAGGAGACCTATGCGCAGCAGATGATCGACGAGTACAAGGCCGCCGGCGTGCGCCCGCAGCACGTTTGGGCACAGTCCTTCGACATCCGCGACATCCGCTACTGGATCGCGCACGAGCCCGAATTCGGCAAGCAGGCGGTCTATCTGGACGACGCAGAGACCGTCGCCGAGTTGCCGGGCGCGGCCGAACTGCACGGCTACAAGGACGAAGGCATCAACATCGTCGCGCCGCCGCTGTTCGCGCTGCTTGACGTCGACGGCGGCGGCAGGATCGTCCCCTCGGCTTACGCGCAGAACGCCCGCGCCGCCGGGCTCGATATAATCACCTGGACGCTCGAGCGCTCGGGCATCCTGGCCGACGGCGACAACGGCTTCTACTACCAAACCATCGACCCGGCGATCGCACGCGAAGGCGACGTGATGACCGTGCTCGACGTACTCGCGAAGGAGGTGGGCGTCCTCGGCGTCTTCAGCGACTGGCCGGCCACGACGACCTACTACGCCAGCTGCATGAACCTCGAATAGCCGCGACGCCCATCCACAAAAAACCGGCCGCGATTGGCCGGTTTTTTGTCTGTGCCTGTCAGGATCAGTGCGTCACGCCCCAGTCTACGAGTCCGCTGTAGGCGGTCGCGAGCACGACGCCGCCGAACACGATGCGGTACCAGGCGAACACCGTGTAGTCGTGGCGGCTCACGAACTTGATCAGCGTGCGCACGGCGAACAGCGCGCTGGCGAACGACGCGACGCCGCCGATCGCGAACAGCGGAATGTCGCCGGCGTCGAAGAGCTGCCAGTTCTTGTAGAGGTCGTAGGCCGTCGCCGCGAACATCGTCGGGATCGCGAGCAGGAAGGAGAACTCGGCGGCGGCCTTGCGCGAGAGGCCGAGAAAAAGTCCGCCGATGATGGTCGCGCCCGAGCGCGAGGTGCCGGGAACCATCGCGAGCGCCTGCGCAAAACCGACCGCGAGCGCGCGCCGCCAACCCAGATCGTCGACCGTCGGCGTGCTGACCACATGCTTGCGGCGCTCCGCCCACAGGATCAGCACGCCACCGATCACGAGCGCCGACGCCACGACGATCGGATTGAACAGATAGCCCTTGATCTCCTTGTAGAAGAGAAACCCCAGCACTGCTGCCGGCAGGAAACCCGCCATCAGGTTGACGACGAGCCGGCGCGACGCCGGCTCGGTGTGCACGGTGCTCACAACGTGACGCAGCCGCACGCGATACTCCCAGACGACCGCGAGGATCGCCGCCAGCTGAATGGCGATCATGAAGACCTTGGCCTTCTCGCCGTTGAAGCCGAGCAGTTGCCCGGCGAGGATCAGGTGCCCGGTGCTCGAGATCGGCAGGAATTCGGTGAAACCCTCGACGAAACCGAGGATGAGCGCGTGCAGGATCTGGGTCAGGTCGGCCATGGCGAGGAGGTGGACACGAAAAAAGGCGCGCCGAAGCGGCGCGCGCCTCGATTATACGCGGCGGTCGATCCGCGTTCGGCCGCGGCCGATCACGCCGCGGCGACGCGTGTCTGGCCGCCGCTCGTAACCCGGTTGCGCCCCTGCTGCTTGGAAGCGAACAGGCACGCGTCCGCGGCCGCGATCAGCGAATCGAGCGTCGCATGGTCCGCGCGCTCGGCCACGCCGATGCTCGCGGTGACGGCCATCGTGCCGACACGGCCCGTCACGCTCAGCGCGGCGATCGACACGCGCAGCCGTTCCGCCAGCAGGGCCGCGTCGCGCAGGCCCGTTTCGGGCAAGAACACGATGAACTCCTCGCCGCCCCAGCGCGCGAGCACGTCGCCCTGGCGGACGGACTGTTTCAACGCGCCGGCGACCGTCTTCAGCACCGCGTCGCCCTCAGCGTGACCGTAGCGGTCGTTGATCTGCTTGAAGTGATCGATGTCGAGCAAGAGGACGGAGGTGGCATGCGCGTGGCGCAGCGCATTGCTCCACGCCGCCGCGGTCATGCCGTAGAAGGCACGACGGTTGTTAAGCCCCGTCAGCGGATCGAGCTGCGCGAGCTGTTCGGCACGCAGCTGCTGCTCCTGCCCGACACGGAACTGGTAGGCGAGCGCAAGGGCCAGCAGCGTGGCATCGAACAGCATGCCGACCTCCACGGCGCGGAAGGTCCACGCGTTGTGCGGGACGAAGCCCCAGGTCGACAGCGTGGTCAGTGCCGCACCTACCATCGCCGCGAGCGCGGCGATCAGGAAATAACGCGCGGGTTTTTGCCCGGCGCGCACGGCAATCAAGCCAAGCGCGAGCATGAGGCCGGTGAACAGGAAGACGAAGCTGAACGACACCCACAGCGCGGCGACCTGGCGGCCCGCCGCGACCGCCGCGACGAGCGCCGTGCCGAAAGCGGCGCTGTACACGAACACGGCGCGGCGAACCCGCGGAAAGAACACGCCGAGATCCAGAAAGCGAACGGCGAACAGCAGACCGGCGGCGCCGTAGAGATACATCAGCACCGGGTTGGACCACTGCTGCCAGACGGTCGACTCGGGCCAGAGCCAGGCGTAGCCGTGGCCGGTATAGGCGATATTCATCAGCATGAACATCGCCAGGTAGAACGCGTACGAAATGTAGCGGGCGCCACCCAGGCTGGCGTAGAGGATGGCGTTGTAGACCAGCAGCGCGAACAGGAAGCCGTATACCGCACCGTAGCTGAGTTCCTGCCGCGTCTGCCGCGCCGCGGCGGCTTCGCTGCTTTGCAGATACAGCGGAATCACCATCGGGTCCGGTGTCTCGATGCGGATCAGCACGTCGCTCGCGCCGGGTGCGAAGACCGTATCGAACACGAAGTAGCGGCCGACGACTTCACGCGCGGCGTAAGGCAGACGGTCGCCGGCGAGGCGGTGCGCGACGAGCCGGCCCTGCTGCACGACGAAGACCTCGATACGATCGAGCCAGGCGGTCTCGATCGAGAGCCGGCGCTGGGCGACGGCCTTGGAAGGATTATCGACCGTGAAATGGATCCATGCCGGCGCCGCGCCGATACCGAAATTCAGCACCGGGCTGCTGCCCGGCGCGAAGCGCCCGGCGCGCGCCGCCGCCAGTGCGGCGCGCCACTCGAGCCGCCCCTGCTGCTCCTGCAGAAACGTGGTGGCGCGGCCGACCGCGGCGGGATGTTCGACCGCGGTCGACAGCGGCGCGCCCGCCGCGTGCGCGGCCCACACGCAGGCCAGCGCACCGAGGACGCGAAGCACCAGGTTCAGCAAGGCGCCAGCCCGTGGGTCGAGGGCGCTGAATCAGACCTTGCGGTAGACCTCGGCGCCCTGCTTCACGAACTCGACTGCCTTGACCTCCATTCCCCTGGCGAGCGCGTCGGCTTCGTTCAGGCCTTCCTTCGCCGCGAATTCGCGCACGTCCTGGGTGATCTTCATCGAGCAGAAGTGCGGGCCGCACATCGAGCAGAAGTGCGCGACCTTGGCCGACTCCTTGGGCAGCGTCTCGTCGTGGAAGGACTTCGCCTTGTCGGGGTCGAGGCCGAGATTGAACTGGTCGTCCCACCTGAATTCGAAGCGCGCCTTGGACAGCGCGTTGTCGCGGATCTGCGCGCCGGGGTGGCCCTTGGCGAGATCCGCCGCGTGCGCGGCGAGCTTGTAGGTGATGATGCCTTCCTTGACGTCGTCCTTGTCGGGCAGGCCCAGATGCTCCTTCGGCGTGACGTAGCACAGCATCGCGGTGCCGTACCAGCCGATCATCGCGGCGCCGATGCCGGAGGTGATGTGATCGTAGCCGGGGGCGATGTCGGTGGTCAGTGGCCCCAGCGTATAGAACGGCGCCTCGGAACACGACTCGAGCTGGATGTCCATGTTCTCCTTGATGAGCTGCATCGGCACGTGGCCGGGGCCCTCGATCATGACCTGCACGTCGTGCTTCCACGCGACCTGGGTCAGCTCGCCGAGCGTGCGCAGTTCGGAGAGTTGCGCTTCGTCGTTGGCGTCGTAGATCGAACCGGGGCGCAGGCCATCGCCGAGGCTGAAGGCGACGTCGTAGGCCTTCATGATTTCGCAGATTTCCTCGAAGTGGGTGTAGAGGAAGCTTTCCTTGTGGTGCGCCAGGCACCACTTCGCCATGATCGAGCCGCCGCGGGAAACAATCCCGGTCATGCGGTTGGCGGTCATCGGCACATAGCGCAGCAGGACGCCGGCGTGGATCGTGAAGTAATCGACGCCCTGCTCGGCCTGCTCGACGAGCGTGTCGCGGAACATCTCCCAGGTCAGCTCTTCGGCCTTGCCGTCGACCTTCTCGAGCGCCTGGTAGATCGGAACTGTTCCAATGGGTACGGGCGAATTGCGGATGATCCATTCGCGCGTCTCGTGGATGTTCTTGCCGGTGGAAAGATCCATCACGGTGTCGCCGCCCCAGCGGATCGCCCAGGTCATTTTCTCGACCTCTTCCTGGATGCTGGAGCCGAGCGCGGAGTTGCCGATGTTGGCGTTGATCTTCACCAGGAAGTTGCGGCCGATGATCATCGGCTCGGATTCCGGATGGTTGATGTTGTTGGGGATGATCGCGCGGCCGCGCGCGACTTCGTCGCGCACGAATTCGGGCGTGATCTCGCCCTGCAGATTGGCGCCGAAATTCTGGCCCGGATGCTGCCGGCTCATCAGCGCGGCGAGCTTCGCGCCCTGCGGGCCTGAGGCACGCAACGATTCGAGATAGGCGGCGCGGTTGTTGTTCTCGCGGATCGCGATGAACTCCATTTCAGGCGTGATGATGCCTTGGCGCGCGTAGTGCATCTGCGTCACGTTCATGCCCGCCTTGGCGCGGCGCGGATGGCGATGCAGGCCGGGGAAGCGCATCGTCGCGAGCTCGGGATTGGCGGCCTGCTGGCGGCCGTATTCGGAACTGAGATCGCGCAGCACCTCGGTGTCGCCGCGGGCTTCGATCCATTTCGTGCGCAGGGCCGGCAAGCCCTCTCGGATATCGATCTTCGCCGCAGGGTCGGTATAGGGCCCCGAGCAGTCGTAGACGAAGATCGGCGGGTTCGGCTCCGAGCGCTCGGCGCCCGTGCCGGCCTCGCCGCTGAACATGAGCGGCGTGTCGGCCTGGCGGATTTCGCGCATCGGCACGCGGATGTCGGGCGTACTGCCCTCGACATAGATCTTGCGCGAGTTGGGCAGCGGCTGCACCGCCGCTTCGTCGACGTGGGCGGTGGCGGCGAGAAACTTGGCAGCTTGATTGGGTATGGCGGCGTTCATGTGCGCTCCGAAAACCAGGAGGCGCGGGACAGCCTCGCTGGAAGAATTCATGGAGGCCGGTGGGGCCTCGCTGGAAAAAACGTAGCGAGGCGCATCCACCTCCCTACGGCGGTCTCAACCGCATCAGGTTCGAAGGGTATGTCTCACTCCCGCGGAAACCGGCGGGAGACCCCTGGCGAGCGGGTCAAGGTAGCGGAAATGTGGAATAATTGCAAGGCAAGTCCCCGTCTAACTTATTGATATTCAAGGCCACGCATGGACATCGAGCAAGCGCGCTACAACATGGTGGAACAACAGATCCGTCCCTGGGACGTGCTCAATCAGGACGTGCTCGACCTCCTGCTCAAGGTGCGCCGCGAAGATTTCGTGCCCGAGGCACACCGCCTGCTCGCCTTCATCGATATGGAAATCCCGCTCGGCCATGGTCAGACCATGTGGACCCCGAAGCTCGAGGCGCGCGTCCTGCAGGAAGTCGCGATCCAGCCGACCGACCGCGTGCTCGAGATCGGCACCGGCAGCGGCTACCTGACGGCGCTGCTCGCGAGCCTGGCCGAAGAAGTCGTGTCGGTCGACATCCTTGCCGAGTTCACCGCGCAGGCGACGCAGAAACTGCACGCCCACGGCTTCGCCAACGTCGTTCTGCACACGGCGGACGCCGCCCGCGACTGGGATGACGGCGCGGGTTTCGACGTGATCGTGCTGACCGGCTCGACGCCGTTGCTCTCCGACGCGTGGCGCCGCCGCCTCAGGCCGGGCGGGCGGCTCTTCGCCATCGTCGGTGAGCCGCCGGTGATGCAGGCCCGGCTCATCACCAGCACCGGGCCCGGTGCGACGCGCAGCGTCACGCTGTTCGAGACCTGCGTCGCACCGCTGCTCAACGCGCCGCAACCGGCGGCATTCGTGTTTTGAATTCGCGCCATGCGCCAGCTTCGCCCGAGTGAACTCGCCGCCTATCTTGAAGCCGGACACGCGCCGACCCTGCTCGACGTGCGCGAGCGCTGGGAATGGAATCTGTGCCGCCTGCCCGACGCGATCCTGATTCCGATGGGTGAACTCGCCGCCCGCGTCGCCGAACTCGACCGGGACGCCGAGACCGTCGTGATCTGTCATCATGGCGTACG is from Thiobacillus denitrificans ATCC 25259 and encodes:
- a CDS encoding response regulator transcription factor; amino-acid sequence: MNSVMRLLIVEDDVDFATALARAMKKRGFEVALAHDAVEAARIAAQFVPSHAVVDLKLPGKSGLDVVATLAARVPAPAIVVLTGYASIATAVAAVRLGARHYLAKPADADEIVAALLRDEPDTTVDVSPQPLSVARLEWEHIQKVLNEHDGNISATARALKMHRRTLQRKLEKNPPRTG
- a CDS encoding protein-L-isoaspartate O-methyltransferase family protein, with amino-acid sequence MDIEQARYNMVEQQIRPWDVLNQDVLDLLLKVRREDFVPEAHRLLAFIDMEIPLGHGQTMWTPKLEARVLQEVAIQPTDRVLEIGTGSGYLTALLASLAEEVVSVDILAEFTAQATQKLHAHGFANVVLHTADAARDWDDGAGFDVIVLTGSTPLLSDAWRRRLRPGGRLFAIVGEPPVMQARLITSTGPGATRSVTLFETCVAPLLNAPQPAAFVF
- a CDS encoding rhodanese-like domain-containing protein, with the protein product MRQLRPSELAAYLEAGHAPTLLDVRERWEWNLCRLPDAILIPMGELAARVAELDRDAETVVICHHGVRSFHAARFLEAAGFSNVVNLSGGVAAWADEVDPAMARY
- the thiC gene encoding phosphomethylpyrimidine synthase ThiC produces the protein MNAAIPNQAAKFLAATAHVDEAAVQPLPNSRKIYVEGSTPDIRVPMREIRQADTPLMFSGEAGTGAERSEPNPPIFVYDCSGPYTDPAAKIDIREGLPALRTKWIEARGDTEVLRDLSSEYGRQQAANPELATMRFPGLHRHPRRAKAGMNVTQMHYARQGIITPEMEFIAIRENNNRAAYLESLRASGPQGAKLAALMSRQHPGQNFGANLQGEITPEFVRDEVARGRAIIPNNINHPESEPMIIGRNFLVKINANIGNSALGSSIQEEVEKMTWAIRWGGDTVMDLSTGKNIHETREWIIRNSPVPIGTVPIYQALEKVDGKAEELTWEMFRDTLVEQAEQGVDYFTIHAGVLLRYVPMTANRMTGIVSRGGSIMAKWCLAHHKESFLYTHFEEICEIMKAYDVAFSLGDGLRPGSIYDANDEAQLSELRTLGELTQVAWKHDVQVMIEGPGHVPMQLIKENMDIQLESCSEAPFYTLGPLTTDIAPGYDHITSGIGAAMIGWYGTAMLCYVTPKEHLGLPDKDDVKEGIITYKLAAHAADLAKGHPGAQIRDNALSKARFEFRWDDQFNLGLDPDKAKSFHDETLPKESAKVAHFCSMCGPHFCSMKITQDVREFAAKEGLNEADALARGMEVKAVEFVKQGAEVYRKV
- a CDS encoding ATP-binding protein; translation: MTSADDSTLLSTLPARALLGRLLVMRVALLAGAGAGIGWLHWGLGIRMPLAPMAAVLVLMALFALTTAWRLRQDVPATQIEFLAHLLVDLTAFAVLVYFSGGATNPFVSLMLVPVVIAAISLRAPWVWLLAAVAGGYYALLLFAYQPLAVSDPVAAYGMHLGGMWFNFLISAGLIASFVTRMHGALRRRDQELASLREKQLRDERIVALGTQAALAAHELATPLATIQTTAHELASEFANDPEIGADCRLLERQARACKDILTRLAARANDGTTPPAQPLAEWLAGLVERWQMLRPDAEVATTLPTSAAAFVPPDGLEQAVMNVLNNAADAAPAAVEFRASVDADALVIEVGDRGPGFTPEQKAQAGRVLFSGKAGRGWGVGLALTHATLERLGGSLTLTERKGGGSRVSIRLPWRPLP
- a CDS encoding glycerophosphodiester phosphodiesterase family protein, which encodes MFTPLASRQTTAAVALLVAISPVWADDRHDHDDRRGAVGNAHSVQLGPRPFFLVDDMQGGALKRTLQKCGDGPFRKSDFSIGHRGAPLQFPEHTRESYEAAARMGAGIVECDVTFTRDKQLVCRHAQNDLHTTTDILATPLAAKCTKPFTPAVFDADGALLTPASAECRTSDITLTEFKTLRGKMDAANPRATTVAEYLNGTAAFRTDLYAGPTSGTLMTHAESIALFKKLGVKMTPELKSASVPMPYDSDGDGVGDYTQETYAQQMIDEYKAAGVRPQHVWAQSFDIRDIRYWIAHEPEFGKQAVYLDDAETVAELPGAAELHGYKDEGINIVAPPLFALLDVDGGGRIVPSAYAQNARAAGLDIITWTLERSGILADGDNGFYYQTIDPAIAREGDVMTVLDVLAKEVGVLGVFSDWPATTTYYASCMNLE
- a CDS encoding TonB-dependent receptor plug domain-containing protein, which codes for MHSPVFAPRLLPLLIMTGFSPLAVSANETELPAIEVVGKEDAAPLATRVENLSTLRATTSDTASLLKDVPGVNLYGGGGVSSLPAIQGLADDRLRIKVDGMDLISACPNHMNPALSYLDPSQVESLEVYAGIAPVSVGGDSIGGSIVAKTTDPQFAKPDEGSLVKGEVGAFYRSNGNARGANAAATYATESFNISYTGAIAQSDNYVAGGDFKDRLFVAGTPPGFTGYPGHTLPADEVGSTAYDTRNHTLGLAFRGGAHLFEAKFGLQDLPEQLWPNQRMDMLGNDQKRVNLRYLGDLAWGKLEARVYHEDVDHFMDFGADKKYWYQNPPGATYDGTPCTVTLPVSACAAGMPMYTASTNTGAVVKADIALTQQDLLRVGTEFQRYRLDDWWPASGASMAPYTFWNVNEGERDRAAVFAEWEKQFDSQWMTLAGVRFERVSMDTGDVHGYNTDIYPTVAAASGGNQTRDAANFNNADHGKTDNNWDMTLLARYTPSATRDIEFGFAHKTRSPNLHERYTWSTWQMAALMVNWFGDGNGYIGNLDLEPEQANTVSATFDWHAADRNWEFKATPYYTYVTDYIDAVQWNATANAPSTTLVTDQYTVLKFVNQSAQLYGIDLSGRMPLAKTGWGEFGLKGLVNYTRGENRDTGDNLYNIMPLNGKLALTQKLRGWDNTVEVVMVSRKEDVSAMRNEIETPGYALLNLRGSHSWKQVRLDFGVENVFDRLYYHPLGGAYLGQGTTMTANAVQTVPQWGTPVPGMGRSVYTALNYQF
- a CDS encoding undecaprenyl-diphosphate phosphatase produces the protein MADLTQILHALILGFVEGFTEFLPISSTGHLILAGQLLGFNGEKAKVFMIAIQLAAILAVVWEYRVRLRHVVSTVHTEPASRRLVVNLMAGFLPAAVLGFLFYKEIKGYLFNPIVVASALVIGGVLILWAERRKHVVSTPTVDDLGWRRALAVGFAQALAMVPGTSRSGATIIGGLFLGLSRKAAAEFSFLLAIPTMFAATAYDLYKNWQLFDAGDIPLFAIGGVASFASALFAVRTLIKFVSRHDYTVFAWYRIVFGGVVLATAYSGLVDWGVTH
- a CDS encoding diguanylate cyclase, with the protein product MLNLVLRVLGALACVWAAHAAGAPLSTAVEHPAAVGRATTFLQEQQGRLEWRAALAAARAGRFAPGSSPVLNFGIGAAPAWIHFTVDNPSKAVAQRRLSIETAWLDRIEVFVVQQGRLVAHRLAGDRLPYAAREVVGRYFVFDTVFAPGASDVLIRIETPDPMVIPLYLQSSEAAAARQTRQELSYGAVYGFLFALLVYNAILYASLGGARYISYAFYLAMFMLMNIAYTGHGYAWLWPESTVWQQWSNPVLMYLYGAAGLLFAVRFLDLGVFFPRVRRAVFVYSAAFGTALVAAVAAGRQVAALWVSFSFVFLFTGLMLALGLIAVRAGQKPARYFLIAALAAMVGAALTTLSTWGFVPHNAWTFRAVEVGMLFDATLLALALAYQFRVGQEQQLRAEQLAQLDPLTGLNNRRAFYGMTAAAWSNALRHAHATSVLLLDIDHFKQINDRYGHAEGDAVLKTVAGALKQSVRQGDVLARWGGEEFIVFLPETGLRDAALLAERLRVSIAALSVTGRVGTMAVTASIGVAERADHATLDSLIAAADACLFASKQQGRNRVTSGGQTRVAAA